The following are from one region of the Paenibacillus sabinae T27 genome:
- a CDS encoding UbiA-like polyprenyltransferase, translated as MFKKIGIFLQMIKFEHTVFALPFAFMGALLGSMVMSGSLPSWRDIGWIIIAMFGARSAAMGLNRLIDRVSDAKNPRTAGRAIPAGLLKVGEVIAFIAFSFFLLFWAAFKLNPLSAKLLPIAVFLLVFYSFTKRFTWACHLILGLTIALAPLGGWVAVTGKVDWTAMVFYLTIVFWTAGFDVIYSCQDVEFDRKEGLHSIPVRFGVAGALKIAKVFHILTGLGFISLLFLAHLSWWYIAGMVIAYIILFYEHHIVSPNDLSRLQTAFFTMNGVLSIVVFSFTLIDLVVQTYK; from the coding sequence ATGTTTAAGAAAATCGGTATTTTTCTTCAGATGATCAAGTTTGAACACACGGTTTTTGCTCTTCCGTTTGCCTTTATGGGAGCCTTGCTCGGATCGATGGTCATGTCGGGCTCTCTGCCTTCCTGGCGGGATATCGGCTGGATCATCATTGCCATGTTCGGCGCGCGCAGCGCGGCGATGGGCCTCAACCGGCTGATCGACCGGGTAAGCGATGCTAAGAACCCGCGTACGGCAGGTAGAGCCATTCCTGCGGGACTGCTGAAGGTTGGGGAAGTGATCGCTTTTATCGCTTTTTCCTTCTTCCTGCTGTTCTGGGCAGCTTTCAAGCTGAATCCGCTGTCGGCGAAGCTGCTGCCCATTGCGGTCTTTCTGCTCGTGTTCTATTCTTTTACGAAGCGTTTTACCTGGGCCTGCCATTTAATACTCGGCCTGACGATCGCGCTTGCCCCGCTTGGAGGTTGGGTCGCAGTCACCGGCAAGGTGGACTGGACTGCGATGGTCTTTTATCTCACGATCGTGTTCTGGACGGCCGGCTTTGATGTCATCTATTCCTGCCAGGATGTCGAGTTCGACAGGAAGGAAGGGCTTCACTCCATCCCGGTCCGGTTCGGCGTTGCAGGAGCGCTTAAGATCGCCAAGGTGTTTCATATCTTGACCGGTCTTGGTTTTATCTCGCTGCTGTTTCTGGCCCATTTGAGCTGGTGGTACATTGCCGGCATGGTGATCGCTTATATTATTTTGTTCTATGAGCACCATATCGTGTCGCCGAATGATTTGAGCCGGCTGCAGACGGCGTTCTTTACAATGAACGGGGTGCTCAGCATCGTGGTATTTTCCTTTACTTTGATTGACTTGGTGGTGCAGACTTACAAATGA
- a CDS encoding demethylmenaquinone methyltransferase: protein MNKSTVTGDNGVKPKEQYVHSVFEKIAGKYDTMNDILSFRRHKTWRRFAMDKMAMRRGDTAVDLCCGTCDWSIAMAETSETGEVIGLDFSEGMLAVGRRKVEERGLEDRITLVQGNAMNLPFGDCSFDYATIGFGLRNVPDPVQVLHEMKRVVKPGGMVVCLELSKPTIQPFKGIYYFYFRRMLPLLGKLFAKSYEQYKWLPESLALFPDRKQLERIFRETGLERVESFPLTGGIAALHIGLKENVDV, encoded by the coding sequence ATGAACAAATCAACGGTAACCGGCGATAACGGAGTCAAGCCGAAGGAACAATATGTGCACTCCGTATTTGAGAAAATCGCCGGAAAGTATGATACGATGAACGATATTCTCAGCTTCAGGCGCCATAAAACCTGGAGACGGTTCGCCATGGACAAAATGGCGATGCGCCGCGGCGATACCGCCGTAGACTTATGCTGCGGCACCTGCGACTGGAGCATCGCGATGGCGGAGACGAGCGAGACCGGCGAAGTCATCGGGCTCGATTTCAGCGAGGGCATGCTTGCCGTAGGCCGCCGGAAGGTGGAGGAGCGCGGGCTCGAAGACCGGATTACGCTGGTGCAGGGCAACGCGATGAATCTTCCGTTCGGAGACTGCTCGTTCGATTACGCGACGATCGGCTTCGGTCTCCGCAATGTACCCGACCCCGTCCAGGTGCTTCATGAAATGAAGCGCGTGGTGAAGCCCGGGGGGATGGTCGTCTGTCTGGAATTGTCCAAGCCGACGATACAGCCCTTCAAGGGTATTTATTATTTCTATTTCAGACGGATGCTCCCGCTGCTCGGCAAGCTGTTCGCAAAGAGCTACGAGCAGTACAAATGGCTTCCCGAATCGCTCGCGCTGTTTCCGGACCGCAAGCAGCTGGAGCGGATTTTCCGGGAAACCGGTCTAGAACGTGTCGAATCGTTCCCCTTGACAGGAGGCATCGCTGCATTACACATTGGGCTCAAGGAGAATGTGGATGTTTAA
- a CDS encoding heptaprenyl diphosphate synthase component 1 — protein sequence MKPYRIPQLAKSYTDYDMIQRHTELPPFSDARGSLLYIFLNHGAARQPGAELYTLVTGLVQLGLDTHESIDLPAGAPGEDSMRPRQLRVLAGDYFSSWFYHLLAKSGEVGVIGTLSSAIAEFNVLKARLYSKAKELRLTAEGYLQDVVQLNMRLFRAFTPLIDHRLTDAWEKLLYEFSRFETVALELKRGVAPAEALDGYCYWHLLEAGSEDERRQLRERKLEPPDWKKLKMKYKCDSLLTDKLHQAVESIQGIIQELRDESLIRELRAALDRFLLQAKITGQAAGEA from the coding sequence ATGAAACCGTACCGCATACCGCAACTGGCTAAATCTTATACGGACTACGACATGATTCAGCGGCATACGGAACTGCCGCCATTTTCGGATGCCCGGGGATCGTTGTTATATATATTTCTGAACCATGGCGCGGCCCGGCAGCCCGGCGCAGAGCTGTATACGCTCGTTACCGGTCTTGTGCAGCTGGGATTGGACACCCATGAGTCGATTGACCTTCCGGCGGGAGCTCCGGGAGAGGATTCCATGCGCCCTCGGCAGCTCAGAGTGCTGGCCGGAGATTATTTCAGCAGCTGGTTCTACCACCTTTTGGCCAAGAGCGGCGAAGTCGGGGTCATCGGGACATTAAGCTCGGCGATCGCCGAGTTTAATGTGCTTAAAGCCCGACTGTACAGCAAGGCCAAAGAGCTGAGGCTGACGGCTGAAGGCTACCTGCAGGATGTGGTGCAGCTGAACATGCGGCTGTTCCGCGCATTTACGCCTTTGATCGACCATCGGCTGACGGACGCGTGGGAGAAACTGCTGTACGAATTCAGCCGCTTCGAGACGGTTGCGCTGGAATTGAAGCGGGGAGTAGCACCCGCCGAGGCGCTGGACGGTTACTGTTACTGGCATCTGCTGGAGGCGGGTAGCGAAGACGAGAGACGGCAGCTTCGGGAACGGAAGCTTGAGCCCCCGGACTGGAAGAAGCTGAAGATGAAGTATAAATGCGATTCACTGCTGACGGACAAGCTTCATCAGGCGGTGGAATCCATTCAGGGAATCATTCAGGAGCTCAGGGACGAAAGCCTGATCCGCGAGCTGCGGGCGGCGCTCGACCGCTTCCTTCTGCAGGCGAAAATTACGGGACAAGCAGCAGGGGAGGCATAA
- the mtrB gene encoding trp RNA-binding attenuation protein MtrB, whose protein sequence is MSDSKNAAGLDSPAGDYIVIKAKENGVQVIGLTRGLDTRFHHTEKLDKGEVMIAQFTDLTSAMKIRGKAEIMTKHGQLESGI, encoded by the coding sequence ATGAGCGACAGCAAGAACGCGGCCGGCCTGGATTCGCCGGCCGGCGATTATATCGTGATCAAAGCCAAAGAGAACGGCGTTCAGGTGATCGGACTGACGAGAGGCCTGGATACCCGGTTTCATCATACCGAAAAGCTCGACAAGGGTGAGGTGATGATTGCCCAGTTTACCGATCTTACCTCAGCGATGAAAATCCGCGGCAAGGCGGAGATAATGACCAAGCACGGACAATTGGAAAGCGGGATCTGA
- a CDS encoding HU family DNA-binding protein — protein MNKSDLINQVTEATELPKKDVTKAVDAVFEAITAALQDGDKVQLVGFGNFEVRERSARKGRNPQTGEEIEIPSSKVPAFKPGKALKDGIK, from the coding sequence ATGAATAAATCTGATTTGATTAATCAAGTGACGGAAGCAACTGAACTTCCCAAGAAGGATGTTACCAAAGCGGTAGACGCCGTTTTTGAGGCGATTACAGCAGCATTGCAGGATGGGGACAAAGTACAGCTGGTCGGATTTGGAAACTTCGAAGTCCGCGAGCGTTCCGCACGTAAAGGTCGCAATCCGCAAACCGGTGAAGAAATCGAAATTCCTTCCAGCAAAGTTCCGGCATTCAAACCGGGCAAAGCGCTTAAAGACGGAATTAAATAA
- the spoIVA gene encoding stage IV sporulation protein A: MEKVDIFKDIAERTGGDIYLGVVGAVRTGKSTFIKRFMETIVLPNITSEADRVRAVDELPQSAAGKTIMTTEPKFVPNNAVQIKVAEGLEVNVRLVDCVGYAVDGAKGYEDENGPRMISTPWFEEPIPFQEAAEIGTRKVIQEHSTLGVVVTTDGSVAEIPRSSYVDSEERVVAELKEVGKPFVLVINSTRPRSDETQQLRSELAAKYDIPVMTLSAATMTEEDVTGVLREVLYEFPVHEVNVNLPSWVMVLPENHWLRSNYENSVRDTVKDIRRLRDVDRLVSQFAEYDFIDKAGLSGMNMGQGVAEIDLYAPEELYDQVLMEVVGVEIRGKDHLLQLMQEFSHAKREYDRFSEALEMVKTTGYGIAAPSLAEMALDEPELIRQGTRFGVRLKATAPSIHMIRVDVESEFSPIIGTEKQSEELVRYLMQDFENDPIKIWESDIFGRSLHSIVREGIQGKIAMMPDNARYKLQETLGRIINEGSGGLIAIIL, encoded by the coding sequence TTGGAAAAAGTGGATATTTTCAAGGACATTGCCGAACGTACCGGCGGAGACATCTATCTGGGAGTCGTCGGCGCGGTCCGGACGGGGAAATCGACCTTTATTAAGCGCTTCATGGAAACAATCGTACTGCCCAACATCACAAGCGAGGCGGACCGCGTGCGTGCTGTGGATGAGCTGCCGCAGAGCGCGGCGGGCAAGACGATTATGACAACCGAACCGAAGTTCGTTCCGAATAATGCGGTTCAGATCAAAGTCGCCGAGGGACTGGAGGTCAATGTCAGGCTTGTGGATTGCGTCGGCTATGCGGTCGATGGCGCCAAGGGTTATGAGGATGAGAACGGTCCGCGGATGATCTCCACGCCGTGGTTCGAAGAACCGATTCCCTTCCAGGAAGCTGCGGAGATCGGCACGCGCAAAGTGATTCAGGAGCATTCGACGCTGGGCGTCGTCGTCACGACAGACGGCAGCGTGGCGGAGATTCCGCGCAGCTCCTATGTGGATTCGGAAGAACGCGTCGTGGCAGAGCTGAAGGAGGTCGGCAAGCCGTTCGTGCTCGTCATCAACTCGACCCGGCCGAGAAGCGACGAGACCCAGCAGCTCCGCTCCGAGCTTGCCGCCAAATATGATATCCCGGTTATGACGCTTAGCGCAGCCACCATGACAGAAGAAGACGTGACCGGCGTGCTGCGTGAAGTATTGTATGAATTCCCCGTGCATGAAGTGAACGTCAATCTGCCGAGCTGGGTGATGGTGCTTCCCGAAAATCACTGGCTCCGCAGCAATTACGAGAATTCGGTGCGCGATACGGTCAAGGATATCCGCCGGCTGCGCGACGTCGATCGGCTCGTTAGCCAGTTTGCGGAATATGATTTTATCGATAAAGCCGGTCTGAGCGGCATGAACATGGGGCAGGGTGTAGCGGAAATTGACCTGTACGCTCCCGAAGAACTGTACGATCAGGTCCTGATGGAGGTGGTCGGCGTCGAAATCCGCGGCAAGGACCATCTGCTGCAGCTGATGCAGGAGTTCTCCCATGCCAAGCGGGAATACGACAGGTTCTCGGAAGCGCTGGAGATGGTCAAGACGACCGGCTACGGTATTGCGGCGCCTTCTCTGGCAGAAATGGCGCTTGACGAGCCGGAGTTGATCCGCCAGGGTACCCGCTTCGGAGTTCGGCTGAAGGCAACGGCGCCGTCCATCCATATGATCCGCGTCGATGTCGAATCGGAGTTCTCGCCGATTATCGGTACGGAGAAGCAGAGCGAAGAGCTGGTCCGCTACCTGATGCAGGATTTCGAGAACGATCCGATCAAAATTTGGGAGTCGGATATTTTCGGCCGGTCGCTGCACAGCATCGTCCGCGAAGGCATACAGGGCAAAATCGCCATGATGCCGGATAACGCCCGTTACAAGTTGCAGGAAACGCTGGGCCGCATCATCAACGAAGGCTCAGGCGGCCTGATCGCGATTATTCTGTAA
- a CDS encoding DUF3939 domain-containing protein, translating to MSLRAGLLGTLILALLLPGCMYPGRESGGSTVSYRESVKRIQTAVDDYYRDEGLLPIMNADETTPRFEKFRIDLDKLNQKGYLDNIPATAFEKGGTACFLLLDEEKNPTVKVMDLVTVQAVNDVQRKVNLYRSSHGGQLPAAEEVYPGLYSVDGKKAGTENLKLTSVYSGEEMGYIMDRAGSVYADYVLDIMTAVDKGSAHPAPDEDLRSYLLDNSWFVPVKSLPYYWSGGQPVPRPSSN from the coding sequence ATGTCATTGCGCGCCGGGTTGCTGGGTACGCTGATCCTTGCTCTATTGCTGCCCGGTTGTATGTATCCCGGAAGGGAGAGCGGCGGTTCAACTGTCAGTTACCGGGAAAGCGTCAAACGGATTCAGACCGCTGTCGACGACTATTACCGGGACGAAGGCTTGCTTCCGATTATGAATGCCGACGAGACAACGCCAAGATTTGAGAAATTCCGGATTGATCTGGACAAGCTGAACCAAAAGGGTTATCTGGACAATATTCCGGCGACGGCCTTCGAAAAAGGCGGAACCGCCTGCTTTTTGCTGCTGGATGAGGAGAAGAATCCGACGGTCAAAGTCATGGATCTCGTCACCGTCCAAGCGGTGAATGATGTCCAGCGTAAGGTGAATCTATACCGTTCGTCCCACGGCGGTCAGCTGCCTGCTGCAGAAGAGGTATATCCCGGACTGTATTCGGTTGACGGGAAAAAGGCCGGAACGGAAAATCTGAAGCTGACGAGCGTGTACTCCGGTGAGGAGATGGGTTACATCATGGACCGGGCCGGTAGTGTTTATGCGGATTATGTGCTTGATATTATGACTGCGGTGGACAAAGGGTCGGCACATCCCGCTCCGGATGAGGATCTGCGATCGTATCTGCTGGATAATTCCTGGTTTGTTCCCGTCAAGTCGCTCCCGTACTACTGGTCGGGAGGGCAGCCCGTTCCCCGTCCTTCTTCCAATTAA
- a CDS encoding 2Fe-2S iron-sulfur cluster-binding protein translates to MKPQKRYKVTFLPEGKQTEAAKGLSLLEAARRAGVKLATRCGGKAGCLMCKVRVDAQEAGAVKPPGDAERRKLGSQLDEGVRLACQAEVWGDVRVTVPEDPLKAAVRRRLEEARREREDELW, encoded by the coding sequence ATGAAACCGCAAAAAAGATATAAGGTCACCTTTTTGCCTGAAGGAAAGCAGACCGAGGCCGCAAAAGGACTTTCGCTGCTGGAAGCGGCGCGGAGGGCGGGCGTCAAGCTTGCAACCCGGTGCGGCGGCAAAGCCGGATGCCTCATGTGCAAGGTCCGGGTGGACGCGCAGGAAGCCGGAGCGGTGAAACCGCCCGGAGATGCCGAGCGCCGGAAGCTGGGCAGCCAACTGGACGAAGGCGTACGGCTTGCCTGTCAGGCCGAGGTCTGGGGCGACGTCCGGGTAACCGTTCCGGAGGACCCGCTTAAAGCCGCTGTTCGCCGCAGGCTGGAAGAAGCCCGCCGGGAACGGGAAGATGAACTGTGGTGA
- a CDS encoding DUF2768 family protein: MDPMSKMWLSLIAILIMGLSVFLITFARSRTKGLLRGVLSVIAFVIMLLGLLGGAASIM, translated from the coding sequence ATGGACCCGATGTCGAAAATGTGGCTGTCTCTCATTGCCATTTTGATTATGGGGTTGTCCGTATTTCTTATTACATTTGCCCGCAGCAGGACGAAGGGCCTCTTGCGCGGCGTGTTGTCTGTCATCGCCTTTGTGATTATGCTGCTTGGGCTGCTTGGCGGCGCGGCCTCAATTATGTAA
- a CDS encoding stage VI sporulation protein F, with protein sequence MNRNFPKNALNAINKKAGKNITEGAVKKLASTVKPGTLQSEAQLRQLIKQVSAMAKVPVSEDTIKDIIGAVKKTGTNPSSLESLVKMMMKK encoded by the coding sequence ATGAATCGAAATTTTCCCAAGAACGCATTGAACGCCATCAATAAAAAGGCGGGCAAAAATATCACAGAAGGCGCTGTGAAAAAACTGGCCAGTACGGTCAAACCGGGAACGCTGCAAAGTGAAGCCCAGCTCCGCCAATTGATCAAGCAGGTGTCCGCGATGGCCAAAGTGCCTGTGAGCGAAGACACGATCAAAGATATTATCGGTGCGGTGAAAAAGACCGGAACGAATCCGAGCAGCCTGGAAAGCTTAGTGAAGATGATGATGAAAAAATAA
- a CDS encoding NAD(P)H-dependent glycerol-3-phosphate dehydrogenase yields MSDKVAVLVAGSWGTALASVLAANHPEIYLWTRNQAQADEINTAHTNEHYLPGVFLPKGIIATTNMEEAVTDAKAVVIVAPSSAMRQVTRSLKAYWKEDMLCVHATKGFETETMKRMSTVIAEELGCEEGRIVVLSGPSHAEEVVRHCPTTVVVASLDENAAKQAQDLFMNNDFRVYTNRDMVGVELAGALKNIIALGAGMSDGIGYGDNAKAALITRGIAEISRVGVELGANPLTFAGLAGIGDLVVTATSKHSRNWRAGSMLGQGKPLDEVLESMGMVVEGIRTTQAAYAISAKLGVQMPITDQIYHVLFLGRSPREAVEALMGRDPKAELESISQETWEQWHT; encoded by the coding sequence TTGTCTGACAAAGTCGCCGTACTGGTCGCGGGCAGTTGGGGAACAGCGCTGGCAAGCGTTCTGGCAGCGAACCATCCGGAGATATATTTGTGGACGCGAAATCAAGCTCAGGCTGACGAAATCAATACGGCCCACACGAACGAGCATTATTTGCCCGGCGTCTTTCTGCCTAAGGGCATTATTGCCACGACCAATATGGAAGAAGCGGTTACTGACGCAAAGGCGGTCGTAATTGTGGCTCCTTCTTCGGCCATGCGCCAGGTAACCCGCAGTCTGAAGGCTTATTGGAAGGAAGATATGCTGTGTGTTCATGCGACCAAAGGCTTCGAGACGGAGACAATGAAACGGATGTCCACGGTGATCGCCGAGGAGCTGGGATGCGAGGAGGGACGCATTGTCGTCTTATCCGGTCCGAGTCATGCGGAGGAGGTCGTCCGCCATTGCCCGACAACAGTCGTCGTCGCATCACTGGATGAGAACGCCGCGAAACAGGCACAGGATCTGTTCATGAACAACGACTTCCGGGTCTACACGAACCGGGATATGGTTGGGGTTGAACTAGCGGGAGCGCTCAAGAACATCATTGCGCTTGGCGCGGGAATGTCCGACGGTATCGGTTACGGCGATAATGCCAAAGCTGCGCTGATTACCCGGGGGATCGCCGAGATTTCCCGTGTGGGCGTTGAGCTCGGTGCGAATCCCCTGACCTTCGCCGGACTGGCCGGAATTGGCGACCTTGTTGTAACCGCGACAAGCAAGCACAGCCGGAATTGGCGGGCCGGTTCCATGCTCGGGCAGGGCAAACCGCTGGATGAGGTGCTGGAGTCGATGGGCATGGTGGTGGAAGGAATCCGCACGACCCAGGCGGCTTATGCCATCTCGGCCAAACTGGGTGTGCAAATGCCGATTACGGATCAAATTTATCATGTGCTGTTCCTCGGACGGAGTCCGCGGGAAGCGGTCGAAGCGCTGATGGGACGCGATCCGAAGGCCGAACTGGAGTCCATTTCACAAGAAACCTGGGAGCAGTGGCATACCTGA
- the plsY gene encoding glycerol-3-phosphate 1-O-acyltransferase PlsY, producing the protein MALEIVVIVISYLLGSISFSVLLARLLKGIDIRQYGSGNAGATNTLRVLGTGPAILVLVLDVLKGIVAVWLGVWAAGWGSGVAAACGIAAIIGHNWPLYFHFKGGKGIATTIGVMATLAFFPALYAGIIAILSIVITRYVSLGSLLYVALTPVFLLITGFTYPVLWTSLVIAVFAFWRHRTNIIKIAQRRENKIGSKPKGGKRVV; encoded by the coding sequence GTGGCGTTAGAGATTGTGGTTATTGTAATCAGCTATTTGCTCGGCTCCATCAGCTTTAGCGTACTGCTGGCGAGACTGCTTAAGGGAATTGATATCAGGCAGTACGGTAGCGGAAATGCCGGGGCAACCAACACGCTGCGGGTGCTTGGAACAGGCCCCGCCATACTGGTGCTTGTTCTCGATGTGCTCAAAGGCATTGTTGCTGTTTGGCTTGGGGTGTGGGCCGCAGGCTGGGGAAGCGGTGTCGCGGCCGCATGCGGTATCGCAGCCATTATCGGGCATAACTGGCCGCTTTATTTTCATTTCAAAGGCGGTAAAGGGATCGCGACGACGATCGGCGTCATGGCGACGCTGGCCTTTTTTCCCGCGCTGTATGCCGGAATTATCGCCATTCTGTCCATCGTTATTACCCGTTACGTGTCGCTCGGGTCTCTTCTGTACGTTGCACTGACGCCGGTGTTCCTGCTGATCACCGGGTTTACATATCCGGTGCTGTGGACGAGCCTCGTCATCGCCGTCTTTGCATTCTGGCGGCACCGGACGAATATAATTAAAATTGCGCAGCGGCGCGAGAATAAAATCGGCTCCAAACCCAAAGGAGGGAAACGCGTTGTCTGA
- the der gene encoding ribosome biogenesis GTPase Der → MARPVVAIVGRPNVGKSTIFNRLIGDRLAIVEDKPGITRDRIYGVAEWNGKAFSVIDTGGIEIDGEDMILKSIRVQAELAIEEADLIVFMCEAKSGLTNADEEVAQLLFRSGKSVILAINKVDNMKRAEDIYEFYSLGFGDPIGISGSHGTGIGDLLDAVTERLPEPKEEEYDEDVIRVALIGRPNVGKSSLVNAILGEERVIVSNVAGTTRDAIDTPFEQDGQRYVLIDTAGMRKRGKVYETTEKYSVMRAMRAIERADVVLVVINGEEGIIDQDKHIAGYAHDAGKASIFVVNKWDAVEKDDKTMQHFENKIRDHFLFMTYAPVVFLSALTKQRLQKLLPVVQHVAQQHSLRIATHLLNDVVSDAVAINPPPTDKGRRLRINYVTQVAVKPPTIVVFVNDPSLMHFSYERYLENKIRGAFDFQGTPIRIFTRRKSDDE, encoded by the coding sequence ATGGCAAGACCCGTTGTGGCCATCGTAGGGAGGCCTAATGTCGGGAAATCGACGATCTTCAACCGGCTGATCGGTGATCGGCTGGCTATAGTCGAGGATAAACCCGGAATCACCCGGGACCGGATATACGGCGTAGCCGAGTGGAACGGCAAGGCGTTCAGCGTAATCGATACGGGCGGTATTGAAATCGATGGCGAGGACATGATCCTAAAGTCCATCCGCGTACAGGCGGAGCTGGCGATCGAGGAAGCGGACCTTATTGTATTCATGTGCGAAGCGAAGAGCGGACTCACGAATGCGGACGAAGAAGTCGCCCAGCTGCTGTTCCGGTCGGGCAAGTCGGTGATTCTGGCTATCAATAAAGTGGACAATATGAAGCGGGCCGAGGACATCTATGAATTCTACAGCCTCGGATTCGGCGACCCGATCGGTATTTCCGGCAGCCACGGCACCGGAATCGGCGATCTGCTGGATGCGGTTACGGAGCGGCTGCCGGAGCCCAAGGAAGAAGAGTATGACGAGGATGTCATCCGCGTTGCGCTGATCGGACGCCCGAATGTGGGGAAATCGTCGCTGGTCAACGCCATCCTCGGCGAGGAGCGCGTTATTGTCAGCAATGTGGCGGGCACGACCCGCGACGCGATCGATACACCGTTCGAACAGGATGGACAGCGATATGTTCTGATTGATACCGCTGGTATGCGCAAGCGCGGCAAGGTGTATGAAACGACCGAGAAATACAGCGTGATGCGCGCCATGCGGGCAATTGAACGGGCGGATGTTGTACTGGTCGTCATTAACGGCGAGGAAGGCATTATCGACCAGGATAAGCATATCGCGGGTTATGCCCACGATGCCGGCAAGGCCTCGATATTTGTGGTTAATAAATGGGATGCCGTCGAGAAAGACGACAAGACAATGCAGCATTTTGAGAACAAGATCCGCGACCATTTTCTGTTCATGACCTATGCGCCGGTTGTCTTTCTGTCCGCGCTCACGAAGCAGCGCCTGCAGAAGCTGCTGCCTGTCGTGCAGCATGTCGCGCAGCAGCACTCTCTCCGCATCGCCACGCATCTGCTCAACGATGTCGTGTCGGATGCCGTTGCGATCAACCCGCCGCCGACAGACAAGGGCCGCCGTCTTCGTATCAATTATGTGACGCAGGTGGCCGTGAAGCCGCCGACGATTGTTGTATTTGTAAATGATCCGTCACTGATGCACTTCTCCTACGAGCGTTATCTGGAGAACAAAATCCGCGGTGCGTTCGATTTTCAGGGCACGCCGATCCGAATCTTTACAAGGCGTAAATCCGACGATGAATAG
- the rpsA gene encoding 30S ribosomal protein S1, translating into MSEEIRNQEAAETVENNESVEAVDSAANNQEEVANQDELEQIISLKKGDTVKGTIVKIEDNQAYVSIGYKYDGVIPIRELSSVQLDNAASAVEVGQEVECKVVSINDNKESLILSKRAVDSEKSWDDLEKYYNSQEAFEVTVADVVKGGLVADVGARGFIPASMVERHFVEDFSDYKGRTLRVKVKELDRENGKVILSAKEVLEEEFEANKQRIMSELSEGQIIEGTVQRLTQFGAFVDVGGVDGLVHVSEIAWTHVDKPADVISEGDKVRVKVLKVDPEKGKISLSIKAALPGPWDTASDKIHIGDVVTGEVKRLVNFGAFVELFPGVEGLVHISQISHKHIGTPHEVLKEGQEVQVKVLDFNPSEKRVSLSIKETEEAPAPSAKPERNRDRAPKEVLDNPNVSLSNQGLSFTLAERFGDKLDKFKEK; encoded by the coding sequence ATGTCTGAAGAAATAAGAAATCAGGAAGCTGCGGAGACTGTGGAAAACAATGAATCCGTAGAAGCGGTAGATTCCGCTGCGAACAATCAAGAGGAAGTGGCAAACCAGGATGAGCTGGAGCAAATCATTTCCTTGAAAAAGGGCGACACCGTGAAAGGAACGATCGTCAAAATCGAAGATAACCAGGCTTATGTCAGCATTGGATATAAATATGACGGTGTCATTCCGATTCGCGAATTGTCCTCTGTTCAGCTCGACAATGCCGCTTCGGCAGTCGAAGTAGGACAAGAAGTGGAATGCAAGGTTGTCAGCATCAACGACAACAAGGAAAGTCTTATTCTTTCCAAACGCGCTGTGGACAGCGAGAAATCCTGGGATGATCTGGAGAAGTATTACAATTCCCAGGAAGCCTTCGAAGTTACCGTCGCCGACGTTGTCAAAGGCGGTCTGGTTGCTGACGTGGGCGCGCGCGGATTTATTCCGGCTTCCATGGTTGAGCGTCATTTCGTTGAAGATTTCAGCGATTACAAAGGACGTACACTGCGCGTCAAAGTGAAAGAGCTTGACCGTGAGAACGGTAAAGTTATTCTTTCCGCCAAAGAAGTGCTCGAAGAAGAATTCGAAGCCAACAAGCAAAGAATTATGTCCGAGCTTTCCGAAGGCCAAATTATCGAAGGTACGGTTCAGCGTCTGACTCAATTCGGCGCGTTCGTCGATGTAGGCGGCGTTGACGGTCTGGTACACGTGTCCGAAATCGCTTGGACCCATGTCGACAAGCCTGCCGATGTTATCTCCGAAGGCGATAAGGTACGTGTGAAGGTACTGAAAGTCGATCCGGAAAAAGGTAAGATCAGCCTGAGCATCAAAGCGGCACTGCCGGGTCCTTGGGATACGGCTTCCGACAAAATCCATATCGGCGATGTGGTAACTGGCGAAGTTAAACGCCTTGTTAACTTTGGCGCGTTCGTTGAGCTGTTCCCTGGCGTTGAAGGTCTCGTGCACATCTCCCAAATTTCCCATAAGCACATCGGCACGCCGCATGAAGTGCTTAAGGAAGGGCAAGAAGTTCAAGTTAAGGTTCTGGATTTCAATCCGTCGGAGAAGCGCGTTTCCCTGAGCATCAAGGAAACGGAAGAAGCTCCAGCGCCTAGCGCCAAGCCGGAGAGAAACAGAGATCGGGCGCCTAAAGAAGTGCTTGACAACCCTAACGTTTCGCTTAGCAACCAAGGGCTCAGCTTCACGCTGGCCGAACGTTTCGGCGACAAACTGGACAAATTCAAGGAGAAATAA